Within the Rhizobium grahamii genome, the region TGCCAGATAATGATGTCGCCAAGAACATATTTTACTGGAAGGACCTCGACGTGATGGCCTCCAGCGTCGAGCTCGACAGGAACCAGGTTGTTCCATTCTTCGTCGATGCGGACGATACCCCCAACCCGAAAGGGATGCCGATTGGCGGCGTTACGGATGTCGATCTGCCGAACAATCACCTGCAATATGCCTTCACATGGTACGGGCTTGCGGCAACGCTTCTTGTCATCGTTCTGGCCGCTCGCTTCCGCAGGCGAGGCCCGGCGCAATAGTATCGCTTCAATTCCTGCCTATATTGGGCTAGACAGCGCTATCCCTACGAACCGGAACAGACATGAATATTGCGGCGAAACCTCCCTTGATGATCAGGCTCTGCGGACCGCGCGGCTTTTGCGCCGGCGTCGACCGTGCCATCCAGATCGTCGTGCTGGCGCTGAAATCCTACGGTGCGCCTGTCTATGTCCGCCATGAGATCGTCCACAACCGCTATGTCGTCGAAGGTCTGGAAGCCAAGGGCGCCGTCTTCGTCGAGGAGCTGAACGAGATCCCCGAAGAGCACCGCGCCCAGCCGGTCGTCTTCTCGGCGCATGGCGTGCCGAAGTCTGTCCCGGAAGACGCGAGCGCCCGCAATCTCTTCTATCTCGATGCCACGTGCCCGCTGGTCTCCAAGGTGCACAAGCAGGCGATGCGCCACAACAAGCTTGGTCGCCATGTCGTCCTGATCGGCCACGCCGGCCACCCGGAAGTGATCGGCACCATGGGCCAGCTGCCGGAAGGCTCTGTTTCCCTGATCGAGACCATCGAGGACGCTGACGCCTATGAGCCCGCCGATCCCGACAACCTCGGCTTCGTGACGCAGACGACGCTCTCGGTGGACGACACGGCCGGCGTGATCGCGCGCCTGCACGAGCGCTTTCCCAATCTGACGGCACCCGCCGCCGACTCGATCTGCTACGCCACGACCAACCGCCAGGAAGTGGTGAAGCAGGCAGCCCCCGGCTGTGATCTCTTCATCATCGTCGGCGCTCCGAATTCGTCGAACTCCAAGCGGCTCGTCGAGGTTGCTTTGAGGGCAGGGGCGAAGAAGTCGCTCCTGGTGCAACGTGCCTCGGAGCTCGATTGGGATGACATCGGCCCGATCTCGACGCTCGGGCTCTCTGCCGGCGCGTCAGCGCCTGAAGTCATCGTCAACGAGATCATCGAGGCCTTCCGCGCCCGCTTCGACGCCAAGGTCGAACTTGCCGAGACGGTTCAGGAAAACGAGCATTTCCTCGTCAACCGCGAACTGCGCAACATCGAGCTGACGCATGAGGATATGGCCTGGGTGAACGGGTAGTGTTCCGTCAGAGGGTGGGCCACCCCCCTCTGTCCTGCCGGACATCTCCCCCTCAAGGGGGGAGATCGGCTCGGAGAAACCGCTTGCTCGACATCA harbors:
- the ispH gene encoding 4-hydroxy-3-methylbut-2-enyl diphosphate reductase — encoded protein: MNIAAKPPLMIRLCGPRGFCAGVDRAIQIVVLALKSYGAPVYVRHEIVHNRYVVEGLEAKGAVFVEELNEIPEEHRAQPVVFSAHGVPKSVPEDASARNLFYLDATCPLVSKVHKQAMRHNKLGRHVVLIGHAGHPEVIGTMGQLPEGSVSLIETIEDADAYEPADPDNLGFVTQTTLSVDDTAGVIARLHERFPNLTAPAADSICYATTNRQEVVKQAAPGCDLFIIVGAPNSSNSKRLVEVALRAGAKKSLLVQRASELDWDDIGPISTLGLSAGASAPEVIVNEIIEAFRARFDAKVELAETVQENEHFLVNRELRNIELTHEDMAWVNG